From a single Aquincola tertiaricarbonis genomic region:
- a CDS encoding efflux RND transporter permease subunit — protein sequence MFKWLLDNSLTNRLLVIIASVVLMAYGAFTLSRTPVDVFPDLNKPTVTIMTEAGGMAAEEVEQLITFPLETTMNGLPGVESVRSTSSAGLSFLYVTFDWSTDIFRARQLVSERLSSMEEGLAGGVVPRMGPISSIMGEIMQIAIPVDPSKISAMAVREYADWVLRPRLLSVSGVAQVIPIGGEVRQFQVQPNTARMAELGITHDQLEGALKGFSSNTSGGFLELNGREYLIRNLGRTSRLDDLKNLALSAKNGQPILLRQIAEVTFAAALKRGDAGFEGKPAVILGIQKQPTADTIALTKSIEDALVGLKASLPAGMEAPRVTFRQASFIEASITTLQGKLIGASIFVAVILFFFLGTLRPTIIALTAIPVSIFITALVFKYFGLSINTMTLGGLAIAIGGLVDDAVVGVENVLRRLKADRANHPHSRLHPIEVVAHATMEVRSAILYATVIIVLVFIPLFALPGLEGKLFVPLGIAFIVSTLASLIVSVTVTPVLSFYLLPRMKNLDHGDTKVLAWLKARYRSSLQGVLDRPKAAMAAAGAAVLVAAAAVPFFPTTFLPPFNEGTLLIGLRLNPGVTLTETSALARQAEVLIKQVPEVTHVGRRSGRAELDEHAEGVHVSELDVGLKPTAELTRSMDEIKADIRRRLVNLPAALEIGQPISHRIDHMLSGVRSQIAVKIFGEDLDALRGQADALRAKLATIPGIADLQIEKQVLAPQIKVRIDYAAAAQYGVPAPQVLSALQALVEGEKVTQIVEGGRRFALVVRVPESARSVEGLGQILIETPNGRIPLSKIATIEDGDGPNQISRDDGKRRIVLSANASGRALSEIVADIRKVVSETKLPEGYFITLGGQFQAQEEASRLVGLLSIVSLALMFVVLYSRYKSAALSALIMVNIPLALVGAVIGLWLSGQPLSVAALVGFITLAGISVRNGILKVSHYINLMRFEGEAFDQKMILRGSLERLSPVLMTALVTAFALAPLLFEAEQPGTEVLHPVAVVIFSGLISSTLLDTFLTPAMFWLFGRKPAEALMDDKDAEAL from the coding sequence ATGTTCAAGTGGCTACTCGACAACAGCCTGACGAACCGGCTGCTGGTGATCATCGCCAGCGTGGTGCTGATGGCCTATGGCGCGTTCACGCTGTCCCGAACGCCGGTGGACGTGTTCCCCGACCTGAACAAGCCGACCGTCACCATCATGACCGAGGCCGGCGGCATGGCCGCCGAGGAGGTGGAACAGCTCATCACCTTCCCGCTGGAGACGACGATGAACGGCCTGCCCGGCGTGGAGTCGGTGCGTTCGACCTCGTCGGCTGGCCTGTCCTTCCTCTACGTCACCTTCGACTGGAGCACCGACATCTTCCGCGCCCGGCAGTTGGTGTCGGAGCGGCTGTCGTCGATGGAAGAAGGCCTGGCCGGCGGCGTGGTGCCGCGCATGGGGCCGATCAGCTCGATCATGGGCGAGATCATGCAGATCGCCATCCCGGTCGATCCCAGCAAGATCAGCGCTATGGCCGTGCGCGAGTACGCCGACTGGGTGCTGCGCCCGCGGCTGCTGTCGGTGTCCGGTGTCGCGCAGGTCATCCCCATCGGCGGCGAGGTGCGCCAGTTCCAGGTTCAGCCCAACACGGCGCGCATGGCCGAACTGGGCATCACGCACGACCAGCTCGAAGGCGCGTTGAAGGGCTTCTCGTCCAACACGTCTGGTGGCTTCCTGGAACTGAACGGCCGCGAGTACCTGATCCGCAACCTCGGCCGCACCTCTCGCCTCGACGACCTGAAGAACCTGGCGCTCTCGGCAAAGAACGGACAGCCCATCCTGCTGCGCCAGATCGCCGAGGTCACGTTCGCCGCGGCACTCAAGCGCGGCGATGCGGGATTCGAAGGCAAGCCGGCGGTGATCCTGGGCATCCAGAAGCAGCCGACGGCCGACACCATCGCGCTGACGAAGTCGATCGAAGATGCACTGGTGGGGCTGAAGGCTTCCCTGCCGGCTGGCATGGAGGCCCCGCGCGTCACCTTCCGGCAGGCCAGCTTCATCGAGGCCTCGATCACCACGCTGCAGGGCAAGCTGATCGGTGCCTCGATCTTCGTGGCGGTGATCCTGTTCTTCTTCCTCGGCACCTTGCGTCCGACCATCATCGCGCTGACGGCCATCCCGGTCTCGATCTTCATCACCGCGCTTGTCTTCAAGTACTTCGGTCTGTCGATCAACACCATGACGCTGGGCGGCCTGGCCATCGCTATCGGCGGCCTGGTCGACGACGCGGTGGTCGGCGTCGAGAACGTGCTGCGGCGGCTGAAGGCAGATCGGGCGAACCACCCGCACAGCCGGCTGCATCCGATCGAGGTCGTCGCACACGCCACGATGGAAGTGCGCTCGGCCATCCTGTACGCCACGGTCATCATCGTGCTCGTCTTCATCCCGCTGTTCGCGCTGCCGGGGCTGGAAGGCAAGCTGTTCGTGCCGCTGGGCATTGCCTTCATCGTCTCGACGCTGGCCTCGCTGATCGTGTCGGTGACGGTGACGCCCGTGCTCAGCTTCTACCTGCTGCCGCGGATGAAGAACCTGGACCACGGCGACACCAAGGTGCTGGCCTGGCTCAAGGCTCGCTACCGCAGCAGCTTGCAGGGCGTGCTGGACCGGCCCAAGGCCGCCATGGCGGCGGCGGGCGCGGCCGTGCTGGTGGCCGCGGCCGCCGTGCCGTTCTTCCCGACGACCTTCCTGCCGCCCTTCAACGAAGGCACGCTGTTGATCGGCCTGCGCCTGAACCCGGGCGTGACGCTGACCGAAACGTCAGCGCTGGCACGCCAGGCGGAAGTGCTCATCAAGCAGGTGCCCGAAGTGACGCACGTCGGTAGGCGCAGTGGGCGGGCCGAGCTCGACGAGCACGCGGAGGGCGTGCACGTCAGCGAACTCGACGTGGGTCTCAAGCCCACGGCCGAGCTCACGCGCAGCATGGACGAGATCAAGGCCGACATCCGCCGGCGGCTGGTCAACCTCCCGGCCGCACTGGAGATCGGCCAGCCCATCTCGCACCGCATCGACCACATGCTCTCGGGCGTGCGCTCGCAGATCGCGGTCAAGATCTTCGGTGAAGACCTCGATGCGCTGCGCGGCCAGGCCGATGCGCTGCGGGCGAAGCTGGCCACCATCCCCGGCATCGCCGACCTGCAGATCGAGAAGCAGGTGCTGGCGCCGCAGATCAAGGTGCGCATCGACTACGCAGCCGCCGCCCAGTACGGCGTGCCGGCGCCGCAGGTGTTGTCGGCACTGCAGGCCTTGGTCGAGGGCGAGAAGGTCACCCAGATCGTCGAAGGTGGCCGGCGCTTTGCGCTGGTGGTGCGCGTGCCGGAGTCGGCACGGTCGGTGGAGGGCCTGGGCCAGATCCTGATCGAGACGCCCAACGGCCGCATCCCGCTGTCGAAGATCGCGACGATCGAGGACGGCGACGGTCCCAACCAGATCAGCCGCGACGATGGCAAGCGACGCATCGTGTTGTCGGCCAACGCCTCGGGCCGCGCGCTGTCGGAGATCGTGGCCGACATCCGCAAGGTCGTGTCCGAGACCAAGTTGCCCGAGGGCTACTTCATCACCCTGGGCGGCCAGTTCCAGGCGCAGGAGGAGGCGTCGCGCCTGGTCGGCCTGCTGTCCATCGTGTCGCTGGCGCTGATGTTCGTGGTGCTGTACAGCCGCTACAAGTCGGCGGCGCTGTCGGCGCTCATCATGGTGAACATCCCGCTCGCGCTGGTCGGTGCCGTGATCGGGCTGTGGCTGTCGGGCCAGCCGCTCAGCGTCGCGGCGCTCGTCGGCTTCATCACGCTGGCGGGCATCTCGGTGCGCAACGGCATCCTGAAGGTCAGCCACTACATCAACTTGATGCGCTTCGAGGGCGAGGCCTTCGACCAGAAGATGATCCTGCGCGGCTCGCTGGAGCGGCTCAGCCCTGTGCTGATGACCGCCCTGGTCACCGCGTTTGCGCTGGCACCGCTGCTGTTCGAGGCCGAGCAGCCCGGCACCGAGGTGCTTCACCCGGTGGCCGTGGTGATCTTCTCCGGGCTGATCAGCTCGACCCTTCTCGACACCTTCCTAACGCCCGCGATGTTCTGGCTCTTCGGGCGCAAGCCGGCTGAAGCGCTGATGGACGACAAGGACGCCGAGGCGCTTTGA